In the Caenorhabditis elegans chromosome X genome, one interval contains:
- the gnrr-7 gene encoding G-protein coupled receptors family 1 profile domain-containing protein (Confirmed by transcript evidence), protein MIETSTRISQLVPERLWSEVTEASILFIYDIAYIIVGFIIAIKLYNQRKVKRPIQHNGQSGNHNSFLLFKTSLFASDCMIMFIYAAVKALWLLQFEWKYGSLWCKMYRYWSSVAFFSNSNIVCGIALDRYLSVYSNHIIGVRQYQRTKRMLYAVWIIALIAALPQLIVWETYRPSSEDWEQCVTVFAIDLHKLPLNSPKKDEINFCSMLYEGYHQAMAFWLPLSITIASYVRMMSRLIPFWPFTVLNHYEDERQQTLCTIFWSKISEKIRSFFCVTIFRRKSYASQQSVRVPLAETIRHPPTTALRRQLGTTVFKNACAIIVTHIILWLPYNIISLSRFVNEGFYETISQNGGNLFELLILLSSFLNPILYSGGTNTAHRV, encoded by the exons atgATTGAAACATCTACAAGAATATCACAACTAGTACCAGAAAGGCTGTGGTCAGAAGTGACAGAAGCAAGCATACTTTTTATATATGATATTGCATATATTATAGTGGGATTCATTATTGCTATCAAACTATATAATCAGAGAAA aGTCAAACGACCAATTCAACACAATGGGCAGTCAGGAAACCACAACTCATTTctacttttcaaaactagCTTGTTCGCAAGTGATTGCATGATTATGTTTATCTATGCAGCTGTGAAA GCTCTCTGGCTATTACAATTCGAATGGAAATATGGTTCATTATGGTGCAAAATGTACAGATACTGGTCATCTGTGGCATTCTTTTCGAACTCGAATATAGTTTGCGGTATAGCATTGGATAGGTATCTTTCGGTGTACAGTAATCATATTATTG GTGTTCGTCAGTACCAAAGAACTAAACGGATGCTATATGCTGTGTGGATTATTGCATTAATCGCCGCGCTTCCGCAGCTCATCGTCTGGGAAACGTATCGTCCCAGTTCAGAAGACTGGGAGCAATGTGTCACCGTATTTGCCATTGATCTACACAAATTACCACtcaattcaccaaaaaaagatGAGATCAACTTTTGCTCCATGCTCTATGAAGGGTACCATCAAGCAATGGCATTCTGGTTGCCCTTAAGCATAACAATTGCTTCCTACGTTCGCATGATGAGCAGGCTTATTCCATTTTGGCCGTTCACAGTGCTCAACCACTATGAAGACGAGCGACAACAAAC ACTATGTACGATTTTCTGGAGCAAAATTAGTGAGAAAATACGAAGCTTCTTCTGCGTAACCATTTTTCGACGGAAAAGCTATGCATCTCAGCAATCAGTGAGAG ttccATTGGCTGAAACAATACGTCATCCACCAACTACAGCTCTTCGACGACAACTAGGCACAACagtatttaaaaatgcttGTGCAATAATTGTGACCCATATTATTCTTTGGCTCCCGTATAATATTATCAGTTTGTCAAG ATTCGTAAACGAAGGTTTTTACGAGACCATTTCTCAAAATGGCGGAAATCTTTTCGAGCTCCTTATTCTGCTCAGCTCGTTTTTGAATCCAATCCTATACTCTGGCGGGACCAACACAGCTCATCGAGTCTAG
- the C34F6.1 gene encoding BPTI/Kunitz inhibitor domain-containing protein (Confirmed by transcript evidence) encodes MRLLLFIVALVPLVLSQYYMQQQMRPVMQPQQQRTMYYPVRTNCQNRCNQQTRYRWNVRPTNIRPNVQVQIRTIPSAPGPIRPVVNPAPPLPTLPTPPPSTLPPITYPRPTVGAPITTQQVLITETTTQPPTTTTTLETPAPESTPSMAPSHTDPTPAPETTVAPTTKYLRPERKQTSKAKYFNPCAVGQPLLNEFSTPISCNYLNQPNGGCPEDHYCHTGASFSTTACCPLVSSEDRCAQRRDTGEGDELVARWYFDNQAKECRRFLYKGIRGNANNFVTKAQCVDACETETVTDEANPCKFSNAAKYKNGSRIICGPNDDSMCPNGYYCHIGENPELTACCENSGLTDPCLLSINVGQGKALLKRFYYNTFSKRCTEFMYKGTKGNENNFLSYTQCQEKCQKWDNPCPVPVNYAQKKECGMENSNGTECSAGHWCHIGASKESSVCCPGASPDPCSLPMFSGEGTANLTRWYADPADKSCNRQCKSFAYNGAKGNQNNFLTKQQCESKCKRECKNPCGSGTMLMTPTNEPRTCSPSSPCPSSHWCHVGITPDTTVCCSAVQNTCELTMTKGYGNSHLTRWHFDKNLNKCVKFIYSGEGGNQNMFLTQEDCLSVCPVFENPCGNGKPLLIGTKPKLCSPDERCPSTHFCHIGVEGSENYCCPKHGDPCQQALATGTGGFSITRYYYDKETRRCRDFSYEGQKGNANNFLTLEDCGLVCPVLPNPCSLGEPLLSLQKEPVICGGEDTCPNGYYCHVGGAPETTNCCPGTRRPCDLPLEVGQGVEKLERWFFDGGIQMCRPFVYKGMKGNSNNFLTKQSCRQSCKEMNPCGYGDPLVDTTGERMLCTGGQRVNSCPQNSYCHVGSSALTTLCCPKRKIDPCDQAVEEGTGSEDLPRWFFDRKQNRCAPFTYGGVAGNENNFISQNTCMEACPEYRNYCPHGIPLIEGSTVTSCGIDKGCPEGFICHMSSEFNVSICCQDPMDFCLSARDSGPCNNFEKRYGYDANTDTCVEYQYGGCEGTLNNFHSLQRCTEICCKEYKRRHRL; translated from the exons ATGAGACTGCTGCTCTTCATAGTGGCCTTGGTGCCGTTGGTTTTATCACAG TATTATATGCAACAACAGATGCGACCTGTTATGCAACCACAACAACAGAGAACAATGTATTATCCAGTAAGAACTAATTGTCAAAACAGATGTAATCAACAGACTAGATACAGGTGGAATGTCAGACCAACAA ATATCCGGCCAAATGTTCAAGTACAAATTAGAACTATTCCGTCTGCACCAGGTCCCATTAGGCCAGTGGTTAATCCAGCTCCACCACTTCCAACACTGCCAACTCCGCCACCAAGCACTCTTCCCCCAATCACTTACCCTAGACCAACTGTTGGAGCTCCTATCACAACACAACAAGTTCTAATCACTGAAACTACTACTCAG CCACCAACTACAACTACCACTCTTGAAACTCCAGCTCCAGAATCCACGCCGTCTATGGCTCCATCACATACAGACCCCACTCCAGCACCGGAGACTACTGTTGCACCAACAACAAAGTACTTGCGTCCGGAGCGCAAACAAACATCAAAAGCCA AATACTTCAACCCATGCGCCGTCGGCCAGCCACTTCTCAACGAATTCTCCACTCCAATCTCATGCAACTACTTGAACCAACCAAACGGAGGATGCCCAGAAGATCACTATTGTCACACAGGAGCATCTTTCTCCACTACCGCTTGTTGCCCATTAGTTTCTTCGGAAGACAGATGTGCTCAGAGAAGGGACACTGGAGAGGGAGATGAACTTGTAGCTAGATGGTATTTTGATAATCAGGCCAAAGAATGTAGACGTTTCTTATACAAGGGGATCCGTGGAAACGCTAATAATTTTGTCACCAAAGCTCAATGTGTGGATGCATGTGAAACAG aaactgtGACTGATGAGGCAAACCCATGCAAATTCAGTAACGCTGCTAAATATAAGAATGGATCTCGTATTATTTGCGGACCGAACGATGATTCAATGTGCCCGAACGGCTATTACTGTCATATTGGCGAGAACCCGGAACTTACTGCTTGCTGTGAGAACAGTGGAc taACCGATCCGTGCTTACTCTCGATAAACGTCGGACAGGGTAAAGCCCTCCTCAAGAGATTCTACTATAACACTTTCTCAAAGCGATGCACAGAGTTCATGTACAAGGGTACCAAGGGCAATGAGAACAACTTCTTGTCATATACACAATGCcaagaaaaatgtcaaa AGTGGGATAACCCATGCCCTGTCCCAGTTAATTATGCTCAAAAGAAGGAATGTGGAATGGAAAACTCAAATGGAACTGAATGCAGTGCCGGACATTGGTGCCATATTGGAGCTTCCAAAGAATCTTCAGTATGCTGTCCAGGAGCTTCCCCAGATCCATGCTCTCTTCCAATGTTTTCCGGAGAAGGAACCGCGAATCTCACAAGATGGTACGCTGACCCAGCAGATAAGTCATGCAATAGACAGTGCAAGTCTTTTGCTTACAATGGAGCTAAAGGAAACCAGAACAACTTCCTCACAAAACAACAATGTGAATCTAAGTGTAAAAGAGAATGCAAAAATCCATGTGGATCAGGAACAATGCTTATGACACCTACCAACGAGCCACGCACATGCAGCCCAAGTTCGCCATGCCCAAGCTCGCACTGGTGCCACGTCGGAATAACTCCAGACACAACTGTGTGCTGCTCTGCTGTTCAGAATACGTGTGAACTCACAATGACGAAGGGTTACGGAAACTCTCATCTGACAAGATGGCACTTTGACAAAAACCTCAACAAATGTGTCAAGTTCATTTACAGCGGAGAAGGAGGAAATCAGAATATGTTCCTAACACAGGAAGACTGCTTGTCAGTTTGTCCAGTATTTGAGAATCCATGCGGCAATGGAAAACCGCTCTTGATTGGCACTAAACCAAAGTTGTGCTCTCCTGATGAGAGATGTCCATCCACCCATTTCTGTCACATTGGAGTTGAAGGATCGGAGAATTATTGTTGTCCAAAAC ATGGTGACCCGTGCCAACAAGCATTGGCTACTGGAACAGGAGGATTTTCAATTACAAGATACTACTATGACAAAGAAACTCGCCGATGCCGCGATTTCAGCTACGAAGGACAGAAGGGAAATGCCAACAACTTTTTGACTCTTGAAGATTGCGGTCTTGTTTGTCCAGTACTTCCAAACCCTTGCAGCTTGGGAGAACCACTGCTTAGTTTGCAAAAAGAACCAGTCATTTGCGGCGGAGAAGACACATGTCCAAACGGATATTATTGTCATGTTGGAGGTGCCCCCGAGACAACCAACTGTTGCCCTGGAA CCCGTCGTCCATGTGATCTCCCATTAGAGGTTGGTCAAGGAGTTGAGAAACTCGAGCGTTGGTTCTTTGATGGAGGAATTCAAATGTGTCGTCCATTTGTTTACAAGGGAATGAAAGGAAACTCAAACAACTTCCTGACCAAACAGTCGTGCCGACAGTCTTGCAAGGAAATGAATCCGTGCGGTTATGGTGATCCGTTGGTTGACACCACCGGAGAAAGAATGTTGTGTACTGGTGGACAGAGAGTTAACAGCTGCCCACAAAATTCGTACTGTCACGTTGGATCTAGTGCTCTCACTACGCTGTGCTGCCCTAAGAGAA AAATCGACCCGTGTGATCAAGCCGTAGAGGAAGGAACAGGATCAGAAGACTTGCCAAGATGGTTCTTCGATCGCAAACAAAACAGATGTGCTCCATTTACATACGGAGGAGTTGCTGGAAACGAAAACAACTTCATTAGTCAAAATACTTGTATGGAAGCATGTCCAGAATACAGAAATTATTGTCCGCATGGAATTCCATTGATTGAGGGATCAACAGTAACCTCGTGCGGTATTGACAAGGGATGTCCGGAAGGATTTATTTGCCACATGTCTTCTGAGTTCAATGTTTCCATTTGTTGCCAG gaccCAATGGATTTCTGCCTCTCAGCTCGCGACTCGGGACCATGCAATAACTTTGAGAAGCGATATGGTTATGATGCGAACACAGATACTTGTGTTGAATATCAATATGGAGGGTGTGAAGGAACATTGAACAACTTCCATTCTCTGCAAAGATGTACTGAAATCTGCTGTAAAGAATACAAGAGAAGACATAGATTGTAA